Proteins co-encoded in one Thermomicrobiales bacterium genomic window:
- the purM gene encoding phosphoribosylformylglycinamidine cyclo-ligase, with protein sequence MEREAGVSISYRDAGVDIEAGDAVVAGLRGIGDGRPHPNVIGGLGHFGGFYRLGAQYPGATLVSSIDGVGTKLLVASIAGQLDDIGADLVNHCVNDIAACGAEPLFFLDYYGTGKLDPDDALTVIGGIARACAGLGVALVGGETAEMPGLYRDGDFDLVGAIVGLVDEAKIVDGSAVAIGDVLLGFPSDGLHTNGYSLVRAALGIAHDEISRERLAGPAPFDMTSTLAEALLRPHRSYLAETRALVQSGLARGMAHITGGGLPGNVARVMPDGLAAEIDATAWTPPPLFDYIAEMGHIAVDECFRAFNMGIGYVVAVRPEDVAEAVRLVPDAVEIGRVRHGVPGCRILHSGLQRSPGE encoded by the coding sequence GTGGAGCGCGAGGCGGGCGTGTCGATCAGCTATCGCGATGCCGGGGTCGACATCGAGGCCGGAGACGCTGTTGTTGCCGGCCTGCGCGGGATCGGTGATGGGCGGCCGCATCCGAATGTGATCGGCGGGCTGGGGCACTTTGGCGGCTTCTACCGCCTCGGCGCGCAATACCCAGGCGCAACGCTGGTGTCGAGCATCGACGGAGTCGGAACGAAGTTGCTGGTTGCTTCTATCGCCGGCCAACTTGACGATATCGGCGCCGACCTGGTCAACCATTGTGTTAACGATATTGCTGCCTGCGGCGCGGAACCGCTCTTCTTCCTTGATTACTACGGGACGGGCAAGCTCGACCCGGATGATGCGTTGACCGTCATCGGCGGAATCGCCAGAGCGTGCGCCGGCCTCGGCGTTGCCCTGGTTGGCGGCGAGACCGCGGAGATGCCGGGGTTGTACCGGGACGGCGACTTCGATCTTGTCGGCGCGATTGTCGGGCTCGTCGATGAGGCGAAGATCGTCGATGGGAGCGCGGTTGCGATCGGGGACGTGCTGCTCGGGTTCCCGAGCGATGGCCTGCATACCAATGGCTACTCGCTCGTCCGCGCGGCGCTCGGCATTGCTCACGATGAGATATCGAGAGAGCGGCTTGCCGGGCCGGCGCCGTTTGATATGACATCGACCCTTGCCGAGGCATTGCTGCGCCCACACCGATCGTATCTCGCTGAGACGCGCGCGCTGGTTCAGTCTGGCCTGGCCAGAGGCATGGCGCATATCACTGGCGGGGGCCTCCCCGGCAACGTTGCCCGCGTGATGCCTGATGGGCTGGCGGCCGAGATTGACGCCACGGCGTGGACCCCTCCGCCGCTGTTCGACTACATCGCTGAGATGGGGCACATTGCTGTCGACGAGTGCTTCCGCGCATTCAACATGGGGATCGGCTACGTTGTTGCAGTACGGCCGGAGGATGTCGCCGAGGCAGTGCGGCTCGTGCCGGATGCGGTCGAGATTGGACGTGTGCGACACGGTGTCCCGGGTTGCCGGATATTGCACAGCGGCCTTCAGCGGAGTCCGGGCGAATGA
- the purH gene encoding bifunctional phosphoribosylaminoimidazolecarboxamide formyltransferase/IMP cyclohydrolase, whose translation MSRALISVWDKAGVVDLARRLAALGFEILSTGGTARTIADAGLAVREVSEVTGFPEILEGRVKTLHPAIHGGLLARRDDPAHMMTLADHGITPIDVLVSNLYPFSEVVADAEVSDEVAIEHIDIGGPAMVRAAAKNHAGVIVLVDPTDYDAVLAEIESVGTASVSAETRRRLAAKAFGHVAAYDSLVAQYLRVDDHEFPHRLAIGGELLHNVRYGENPHQRAAVYKLLAPGPVVGVGSWHVHDDREMSYNNYLDATAAWGCAQDFAGQTVVIVKHTLPCGVGASDDQVEAYHRALAGDPVSAFGGICAVNRVVTSAMVGAIGKHRFDIVIAPGYEDAALASLLKRKNLRVITVRNVAPVGGLEYRSIPGGLLAQEPDSVDLDTSAWHCVTTRRPSAEELETLAFAWRAVKWVKSNAIVMAQPGMIAGVGAGQPNRVESVRIAAKVAGERASGCVLASDAFFPFPDGVEAAADAGVVAIVQPGGSVRDAETTAVAEARGMTMMLAGRRHFRH comes from the coding sequence ATGTCAAGAGCGCTGATCAGTGTCTGGGATAAGGCCGGGGTGGTCGATCTCGCGCGACGATTGGCTGCGCTTGGGTTCGAGATCCTGTCAACAGGCGGGACGGCGCGGACAATCGCCGATGCCGGGCTTGCTGTCCGGGAGGTATCGGAGGTCACTGGCTTCCCGGAGATTCTCGAGGGGCGGGTCAAGACGCTGCATCCGGCGATCCACGGCGGGTTGCTGGCGCGGCGGGATGACCCAGCGCACATGATGACGCTTGCTGACCATGGCATCACACCAATCGACGTACTCGTCTCGAATCTCTACCCGTTCTCCGAAGTCGTTGCAGACGCCGAGGTGAGCGACGAGGTGGCGATCGAACATATCGATATCGGCGGGCCGGCGATGGTTCGGGCGGCAGCGAAGAACCATGCCGGCGTCATCGTTCTGGTAGATCCGACCGATTACGACGCGGTGCTCGCCGAGATCGAGTCCGTTGGCACAGCCTCCGTCAGCGCCGAGACGCGACGGCGGCTGGCGGCCAAGGCGTTCGGCCATGTTGCAGCGTACGACAGTCTCGTCGCGCAGTACCTGCGTGTCGACGACCATGAATTTCCGCATCGGCTCGCGATCGGCGGAGAGCTACTGCACAACGTGCGCTATGGTGAGAATCCCCACCAGCGGGCGGCAGTTTATAAACTGCTGGCGCCCGGACCGGTGGTTGGCGTCGGGTCGTGGCATGTCCACGACGATCGAGAGATGTCGTACAACAATTACCTTGACGCAACGGCGGCCTGGGGCTGTGCCCAGGACTTTGCCGGCCAGACCGTTGTGATTGTCAAACACACACTCCCATGTGGCGTCGGCGCAAGCGATGACCAGGTAGAGGCGTATCATAGAGCGCTCGCCGGGGATCCTGTGTCAGCGTTCGGCGGTATCTGCGCCGTCAACCGGGTGGTCACCTCCGCGATGGTGGGCGCGATCGGCAAGCACCGCTTCGATATCGTCATCGCGCCAGGCTACGAGGACGCCGCGCTGGCGAGCCTCCTGAAGCGGAAGAATCTGCGGGTTATCACCGTCCGCAACGTCGCGCCGGTTGGTGGCCTCGAGTACCGCTCAATCCCAGGCGGGCTCCTGGCGCAGGAGCCGGACAGCGTCGATCTGGATACTAGCGCATGGCATTGCGTAACGACACGTCGGCCGAGCGCCGAGGAGCTGGAGACGCTTGCGTTCGCCTGGCGCGCTGTAAAGTGGGTCAAGTCGAACGCGATCGTGATGGCGCAGCCGGGGATGATAGCCGGAGTCGGGGCCGGGCAGCCGAATCGGGTCGAGAGCGTCCGGATTGCCGCGAAGGTGGCCGGCGAGCGAGCTTCCGGATGTGTGCTTGCCAGCGATGCGTTCTTCCCATTTCCCGATGGCGTCGAGGCCGCGGCCGATGCGGGCGTCGTCGCTATCGTTCAGCCGGGTGGATCGGTTCGCGACGCGGAGACCACCGCCGTTGCCGAGGCGCGCGGAATGACCATGATGTTGGCCGGACGACGGCATTTCCGGCACTGA
- the hflX gene encoding GTPase HflX, with amino-acid sequence MLVSVDYHKDDWAAQSSLEELARLSETAGLDVVGTVTQKLSHPHPHSYVGKGKLEEIAEAIGELHADVVIFDDELSPSQLRTVEERLQVKIIDRTALILDIFAKRAQTHEGRLQVELAQLEYRLPRLTRMWTHLERQAVGGVGLRGPGETQLETDRRLARSRIALIKAELSDVHRHRELYRSNRRRNNIPVIAIVGYTNAGKSTLLNQMTNAGVLSEDQLFATLDPTTRRITLPNGRPVLLTDTVGFINHLPTTLIAAFRATLEEISEAAVLLHVVDIAHPDAPEQAETVREILAELDVLGKPVVTALNKIDLIESTIDPGALAESLGLPGDFVPISAERGIGIDLLLERIGEAIGESQGLEQVRVSIPFERAELVNLFHRAGRVDESTFDESGTHLTGMLPRRLLPRYEPFLHPSDSRARQGTRTPTASEI; translated from the coding sequence TTGCTCGTCAGCGTCGATTACCACAAAGACGATTGGGCCGCGCAATCCTCCCTGGAAGAGCTCGCGCGATTGTCCGAGACGGCCGGCCTCGATGTCGTCGGGACGGTGACGCAGAAGCTATCGCACCCACATCCGCATTCCTACGTTGGCAAGGGCAAGCTCGAAGAGATCGCGGAAGCGATCGGCGAGCTGCACGCTGATGTTGTGATCTTCGACGATGAGCTGTCGCCGAGTCAGCTGCGCACGGTCGAGGAGCGGCTTCAGGTCAAGATCATCGACCGGACCGCGCTCATCCTCGATATCTTTGCCAAGCGAGCGCAGACCCACGAAGGTCGGCTTCAGGTTGAGCTGGCTCAGCTTGAGTACCGGCTGCCTCGGTTGACACGGATGTGGACGCACCTTGAGCGTCAGGCGGTGGGCGGCGTCGGTCTTCGCGGCCCGGGCGAGACTCAGCTTGAGACGGACCGGCGGCTGGCCCGTAGTCGGATCGCGCTGATCAAGGCCGAACTGTCCGACGTGCATCGTCACCGCGAGCTCTACCGAAGCAATCGGAGACGGAATAACATCCCGGTGATCGCGATCGTCGGGTACACCAATGCAGGGAAATCGACGCTACTGAACCAGATGACGAACGCGGGCGTGCTGTCCGAGGATCAGCTCTTTGCCACGCTCGACCCGACGACGAGACGGATCACATTGCCGAACGGCCGGCCGGTGCTGCTGACCGACACCGTTGGATTCATCAATCATCTGCCGACGACGCTGATTGCGGCATTTCGGGCGACGCTGGAGGAGATCTCCGAGGCGGCTGTGCTCCTGCACGTTGTGGATATCGCCCATCCGGACGCTCCAGAACAGGCCGAAACGGTTCGCGAGATCCTCGCTGAGCTGGACGTGCTCGGGAAGCCCGTGGTGACGGCGCTGAACAAGATCGATCTGATCGAATCCACGATCGACCCTGGCGCATTGGCTGAGTCGCTCGGGCTTCCCGGTGATTTCGTTCCGATCTCCGCCGAACGTGGGATTGGGATCGATCTATTGCTGGAACGGATCGGCGAGGCGATTGGCGAGTCACAGGGGCTGGAGCAGGTGCGCGTGTCCATTCCGTTTGAGCGAGCGGAACTGGTGAATCTGTTCCACCGCGCGGGGCGTGTCGATGAGTCGACGTTCGACGAGTCCGGCACGCACTTGACCGGAATGCTTCCGCGTCGATTGCTGCCCCGCTACGAGCCGTTTCTCCATCCGTCCGATAGTCGGGCCAGACAGGGCACACGGACACCAACCGCGAGCGAGATCTGA
- a CDS encoding DUF362 domain-containing protein → MKNAFGGLLSDRRHWTHSVIDETLVDLLTIQREIHPGLFAVMDGTFAGDGPGPRAMRVHEKDIILASADQVAIDAISAKIQGFNPLDLEFIRYAHERGLGVGDPKDIEIVGYDISAEDWGFIQEDTFASKGQKLIYHGPLKRYEKALLQSPIVPWSYFASNFYHNVYWYPVVGRKRVKDALDTKWGQMFQSYDDGKVVLPGPEPISTAIAAGGAVAAAAGLLLAGKSLLKK, encoded by the coding sequence ATGAAGAATGCCTTCGGCGGGCTGCTCTCCGATCGACGTCACTGGACCCACTCCGTCATCGACGAGACGCTGGTTGACCTGTTGACGATCCAGCGCGAGATTCACCCCGGGCTATTTGCGGTGATGGATGGCACCTTCGCTGGCGACGGTCCGGGCCCGCGCGCAATGCGAGTCCACGAGAAGGACATCATTCTGGCCAGCGCTGACCAGGTGGCGATCGACGCGATCTCGGCGAAGATCCAGGGATTCAACCCGCTGGATCTCGAGTTCATCCGCTACGCCCACGAGCGCGGCCTCGGGGTTGGCGACCCGAAGGACATCGAGATCGTCGGTTACGACATCTCGGCCGAGGACTGGGGCTTCATCCAGGAAGACACTTTTGCCTCGAAAGGTCAGAAGCTGATCTATCACGGGCCGCTCAAGCGCTACGAGAAGGCGCTGCTGCAGTCACCAATCGTGCCGTGGAGCTACTTCGCCTCGAACTTCTACCATAACGTGTACTGGTATCCGGTCGTCGGCCGAAAGCGCGTCAAGGACGCGCTCGACACCAAGTGGGGCCAGATGTTCCAGTCCTACGACGATGGCAAGGTCGTTCTACCGGGCCCAGAGCCAATCTCGACCGCGATCGCCGCGGGCGGGGCGGTTGCCGCGGCAGCCGGCCTGCTGCTCGCCGGCAAGTCGCTGCTCAAGAAGTAG
- a CDS encoding HD domain-containing protein produces MSSSDRDSSVSALLAQIRVDQPDEDHAQRCAAYASTLFDGLAGPMGLDPSDRDIAIVAAYLHDVGYTRGGRDHHRKSFDVIRELSLPLGRPDDRILAALAARYHGVTAPSIEHAGFQDLDFDDQRRVRRLVGIVRLAAALDASHLGLVESVTVDQTGGALTIVAHASEEPAIERDRLRTAAASLRTLAGLDLRTDVVVAQ; encoded by the coding sequence ATGAGCAGCTCTGACCGCGATTCATCCGTCTCGGCGCTCCTGGCGCAGATTCGAGTCGATCAACCCGACGAGGATCATGCTCAGCGCTGCGCAGCGTACGCGAGCACGTTGTTCGACGGCCTCGCCGGACCGATGGGTCTTGACCCGAGCGATCGCGACATCGCGATTGTCGCGGCGTATCTTCACGATGTCGGGTACACGCGGGGCGGACGCGACCATCACCGCAAGTCGTTCGACGTGATCCGTGAGTTGTCGCTGCCGCTCGGCCGGCCGGATGACAGAATCCTGGCCGCGCTCGCCGCTCGCTATCACGGCGTTACCGCGCCGAGCATCGAGCACGCAGGGTTTCAGGATCTCGATTTCGACGACCAACGTCGGGTTCGCCGGCTGGTCGGCATCGTCAGGCTGGCTGCCGCACTCGACGCAAGCCACCTTGGCCTGGTCGAATCGGTGACAGTGGACCAGACTGGTGGCGCGCTGACGATTGTTGCCCATGCAAGCGAGGAGCCGGCGATCGAGCGCGACCGGTTGCGGACGGCGGCGGCATCGTTGCGAACGCTCGCCGGGCTGGATCTGCGAACCGATGTTGTCGTTGCGCAGTGA
- a CDS encoding lysophospholipid acyltransferase family protein has protein sequence MIDPLFDNNLSPIRRFKHGLFLLARAILLPILRVLIRFQISGTENVPRSGGAIVICNHLGWFDPILLDAACPRPILFMAKEQVMAFPVLRWFARQAGAFPVKRGTADRKSLQRAQRLVTEGMLVGVYPEGTRSATGALVAGRAGAGLVVVRSGAMVVPCIMIGNEDLPLSGDRHTRTRTWRWPRVTTHFGEPFSLSVERPEGGRYRFDELTDAMMIELARMLPAEYQGVYADRAAQSHPAVHRGLTAVRDTSVPITSS, from the coding sequence ATGATCGATCCGCTGTTCGATAACAACCTGTCACCGATACGGAGATTCAAGCACGGGCTGTTTCTTCTGGCTCGCGCGATCCTGCTTCCGATTTTGCGGGTCCTGATCCGATTCCAGATCAGCGGGACAGAGAACGTTCCGCGCAGCGGTGGCGCAATCGTGATCTGCAATCATCTCGGCTGGTTCGATCCCATCCTGCTCGATGCCGCATGCCCGCGTCCGATTCTCTTCATGGCGAAGGAGCAGGTCATGGCGTTTCCGGTCTTGCGCTGGTTTGCGCGCCAGGCGGGAGCGTTTCCGGTGAAGCGTGGCACCGCCGACAGGAAGTCGCTCCAACGCGCGCAGCGGCTGGTGACCGAAGGCATGCTCGTGGGGGTCTATCCGGAAGGGACCCGCTCGGCGACCGGGGCGCTGGTGGCCGGCCGCGCCGGCGCTGGCCTGGTGGTTGTGCGCTCGGGGGCCATGGTCGTCCCGTGCATCATGATCGGCAACGAGGATCTCCCGCTAAGTGGGGACCGCCACACGCGAACGCGCACCTGGCGCTGGCCCCGAGTGACGACGCATTTCGGCGAACCGTTCTCATTGTCTGTCGAGAGGCCCGAGGGGGGACGGTATCGTTTCGACGAGCTCACCGACGCAATGATGATCGAGCTGGCACGGATGCTTCCCGCGGAGTATCAGGGCGTCTACGCTGACAGGGCCGCACAGTCGCACCCGGCAGTCCACCGGGGGCTGACGGCCGTCCGGGATACAAGCGTACCCATTACGTCATCGTGA